From Thalassophryne amazonica chromosome 5, fThaAma1.1, whole genome shotgun sequence:
TAGCAGTCCTCTGTGAGCGTCATGATAAATAAAAATGTAGTCCGCAAACTGTAGGTGTGGCTGCATGTAGGCAGGCGGGGAGCCTTGTTGTGAAGTAGGCACAGGTGTGAAAAGCTTAACTTTGTCCTGGAGAACTCACTCTGTTGGTGTGGTGGTGTCGGGTATAAAATCCCCGGGGACCCGTAGTGGTTGCCCATAAACCAACTCCGCTGATGAGGAATGTGGAGGTCTTCCTTGGGGGTAGTCCTTAGGCCCAGCATGACCTACGGTAGCCTGTCCACCCAACCACCGTCTGTCTGCAGAGTGTCTTTTATGAAATGATTAAAGTGCTCGCACAGTCCAGTAGCCTGGGGGTGACACGCCGTGGTCCGGTGGAACTTCACACCCAGGCTGTCTGCGATTGCGTTCCAGAGCTTGGACATAAACTGTAAGCCCCTGTCTGAAGAAAAGTCAGATGGAGTGCCAAATTGAGCAACCCATGTACTGATGAATGCCCGGGCCATCTGTTGCAAATGTCAGTGGCGCATTCTAGAACAAGTGTTACCAATTTTAATATTGTTAACATTGGGATAAATTCTCCAAACTTTGCCTCTGACCTAATGCTTTTTGCCACATCTTAAATAGGTGTAGATGGTAGTGCATCAACTAAAAGGTACATAGTGATTATAAGACATTTAAATGTAAGTTTATACCAGGAATTCATAGGGTTTCACAAACATGGTTtatcatagtgtgtgtgtgtgtgtgtgtgtgtggtttgtgcaGATGAACAGCAGGTGGTGTTGGTGGGCAAACAACCTGAGATTCCTCCTGAGCAGCCGGACTGCATCGTATGTGTGGATGTGGAGGATGCACAGTCCTTACAGATGAAGGAAAAACAGCTCGAACCTGGGATGAGTCTGCAGCAAGCACGGCTTCAGAGTCTGGATGAGGCTGATATCCTGAAGACGCCGTTTCCGCCTGTTCATGTGGAGAGTGGAAATGATGGCGAGAAGCCTCAGTCCTCCCAGCTTCATCACATCCGAGCAGAGTTTGCAGATGAGTCTTTGTCCAACATCTTAACTGAGCATGTGGAAGCAGAAATTGATGGACAGTCGTGTGGAGGATCAGAAATCGGCAACCCGGATCTAGAGAGTCATTTCCAGCTGCGCCCCGGTGACAGCAGTACAAACCCATCTGAATCGGAGACTGaagacagtgatgactggatcgAGACCAGCAAGCGGGAACCAGgtttgaactgtccaaaaaatgacgAAGTCTCTGTCAATGATACTGAAACCAAAACCTCAGAGAACCCATTTAGCGGCTCTGTTATCGATGAAGAACAGGGCCATATGACAGGATTTTTGAGAAGTCACACAGGGAAGAAGAAACCATTTATCTGTTTTAAGTGTGGGAGGCGATTTAGCCAAGAGGGCACTCTGAACATACACATGATGAGTCACAGTGAAGAGAATCCGTTTAGCTGCAAAGTCTGCATGAAAATCTACAGCTCCAAGAGCCACCTGAAGAGACACATGGCAgttcacacaggagagaaaccattcagCTGCTCCGTGTGTAACACGAGGTTCACACAAAAAAGcagtctgaacacacacatgaaaatccacacaggagagaaaccgttTAGCTGCTCTAAGTGTAGTAAGCAGTTTAGCGAGAGGAGGAGTCTGGAGAAACACATGCTTACTCACCTTGGCACAGGCGAGAAGCCTTTTAGctgctttaaatgtgggaggcgaTTTCGGCAAAAGGGCACTCTGAATGTACATATGATGAGTCACAGTGCAGAGAAACCATACTGCTGCACAGTGTGTGATAAAGGATTTGGCTCtatgagccatctaaaaagacaCATGACAATTCATGAGTAATAAATTAGGAGATAAGTCATTTATCCATTCGTGAGTGTGGACAGATTTGGCTTTCTGATGAGAAACCACTTAGTTGTTCAGTTTGTGCTACACGGCCATACAGGACATTCAGCTGTTGAGTTCATAAGAAACGTTTTtcttgatgcaaaaaaaaaaaaagaaaaacattttaaatttcaCAAGACTCTGCACGGAAGATCTTTATTGTTGCGAAATTTGTGGTAACAGTTTAACAAAAAAATATAATCTGAGACACTTGGCATTCcacagaggattttttttttttttttttttagtcactaTGAAATGTTTGCAATAAAGGAGTTAACAAAAGGACTTATCAGAACTTTTTATTTGACAATTATCTACATATACAATGTTTCCCAGCTTTATGTCCCTAATCTACACAGCACTGTAAATTTCAGTTTGACAAAAATACATTTGTAGTGGAGTCCAATTGATGTATTACGTGAATGATAATATCAGCCGATATAGGCCTATCATGAACATATTTGTGTCGGCATTAATTTTGCTGATATAGAAACTTTCCGAATAAACAATGCAGACAAAAACCCTTTGGTGCCGTGAGGTAGTTTTGCCCAGCAGGGGTCAATCTGATGGATTTGTTAACAGTGGTgttaagcatggctgggacccccatcacccctttGTAACTTTAGCTATAAGAGACGGAGACAAAGCGAcctgctgccattcattttcaatcacagtaggtgttttacagtgacaagagacgATTTCTATGCCAACAGCtgggtggggccaaaatagacaagaagtctattttatgcaaatgctgagtgatgtgacactgttaaatttatatttatttataataaagttcttgTTTATACTGTAAAAAAgtcaagcctcaattacatttcttcgTCATAAGGGTTTGATTATGAAACGTTAGTAATCATTTCCATTTTTAATGTATATATAGGCAGACATATtggtattgtaattttttttgtttttaactcccTAATATCAGTATTGTTCTCCCCCCCAACACAGTTCAGTACTGGTTGGGCTCTAAATTGTAGACATTTCTCACCATTATCTGACATTATATGTATTCATTTTGCATCAACACTGTTAACCGTCCAGACTGCATGTACTAAATGTATGTATTTAGTTTTCTTTTTATGCAGTTGAGCGGTAAAGAGTTCTTTCTTCTAAAGAGTGTTTCAAGGACGTAATTACTGGACAAGAATTGGTAGAACATTAAGATCCACTGCATCAGTATGAATTTAGTAAATGAACTAGTAATTGTCCAGATTTCAGATATTGAGACTAAATTTATTGTTTCCTGGTCAGTGTTCAtccaggtgatttttttttttttttttttttgcaacaaaaCATGTTTACAACATGTTTAACACATGAAAACACAAGCGTCATGTAACCACCAGTGTCCAGTGAATGCATCAGGAAAGTGTGATCGAGTATGTTAAATTTAAGTGGTTATGTTCTACATAGTCAACTTTTCTAGTCATTTCCTATTCTTTATTACATGTTAGCTGTCTTACTGACATATTGTATTATTTTGATGTACATTTCATTGATTGTTTGAAATTGCTACATATACTACAGTTAGCTTTTGTTTGGCCTGGAGCTGatatgtagggtttttttttttttttctctttcgctGCTCAGGTACTTCAATAAAAACATAAACTAAAAAACCTTCTGTGCCTGTTTTTAATGCAGCCTTTttgtttaattcatttatttgtttgcaTTATTTCCAGGAAAGCTCTACAGTTATTCACAACTATAACTTGTACTAGTCAGGAGAAATTCCATCCTTCCGGCAAACTTTTGTATATTAAAACTCAAGAattgtaaaactctcaaaatccaaAGTTTTAATACATTTATACTGGGAAGTCAAAGCTCtacatgctttaaaaaaaaatcacatttctgACATCTTAAGACTTAAGATGTATccgaagccctgaaatgctcacattgctCACTAGATGGtggcaaaagctgctcaaatatgCAGCCAGATCTTGACTTTATACATTAGAGGAGTTAatgtttggtgaaaataagataaTCTGACAGGCAAAAATCAACTTAAGTTGTGTCCCTCACCTTATGGACAACTTAAAATTATTAAACATTGTCCTACATAGCAAGAGCTGTCATATTTGCTAAAATTTGATAAAAATCCTGCTCAGTCAGAGTGGAAACTGGCCCCAAAACAGATTGGTACATGTTTCACTGAAGTACAAAAAAGAGCATATCATAAAAATTAATTAACTGGTCAGGAGAGAGTGATGTCCCAAAATGGGGGAGATCAAGTATCCCAGGGGCTTGTTCCAAGTGGGAACATGAAATAAACAGATTGGGGCTGCGTCTGAGATTTTAAGGATGTTGTACTGGACTGTcatggtgattaaaaaaaaaaaaaaaaaagctgcgccAGAAGGCAGGACTGTTTATACTACACACCTacgtatggtcatgaactttgagtaACAACTGGAAGAACAAGGTCACGTACACAAGCGCTGGAAATAAAgttcctctgttgggtatctgagCTTACAGTGTGGGACAGGGTGAGAGGCTCAACTATCcaagagggactctgagtagagccgctgctccgtcACAACAaaatgagccagctgaggtgatttggACATGGTGTGGATGTCCTTTGGTATTTCTGTCTCCCTCGGGACCCGCAGGCACCCCTGCTAGGCTGACCTCCGGAGCAAACATCTCTGAAAATTTTCTGCTCTTACCAGCATCAGTAGCGAGAGGTGTTTTTTCTGCACCACTTTTTCTCCATTTTGTGGCTTGCTTTGTTTATCATGTTCTGCTATGTTGCCCCCCCATGATTGCTTATCATTAAAGGTGATTGGATTGGATGAGAGTGGGGGGTTTGGAACATGTATGGTAGGGTCTCCTTGGCCTCTGTAGCCTATAGGGCCACAATTGGGTTAGGTATTCTTTTGACAGACAAGCCACTGGGCCTATGCTGTGTCTGCAGGCTGCTGCTGAGCTCTGTGGGCCAGTCTCTCTCCTTGGGCCAGGAGagtcatagacattataaagagtagacgcaGCATCAGCCGTGCTGACGAGCCATGGGGCCACCATGCGTTTGACCAGCGCAGCGCATTTAATCCATCTTAAGACTctgaatactaaactgattttcacgCTCTGTGGTCCTTTCGGCCGCACCCAATTGGGAAATCCTTTGTTATTGTTGTAttatcttgtttgttttttttcagtttgttttgttagtaagagattcttttgttggtattttgtttatgtgcgtgccgaataaaacttattcattcattcaatcattcattcctttttcagccatgcatactgccccttatgttcaaataactcaattttagttgcatcagtccacagcaccttattccaaaacgaagctggtttgtccaaatgtgctttagcatacctcaagcaactctgtggtgtgtacgcagaaaaggcttcctctgcattacagcagcatcttgtgcaaagtgcactgtatagttgaacgatggacagagacactatctgcagcaagatcatgttttaGGTCTTTGGaagaggtctgtgggttgactgactgttatcaccatccttcgcttcagcttatctgatgttgaacaatctttgttttcaggttatttgagagttgtttagaggctcccatgttgccactcattataagagatgcaaagaggggaaacatttgcaaatggccatcttaaataccctttctcataattgattacctgtgtaaggaggtcaagggtcaatgagcttaccaaaccaatcttgtgttccaataattagaactaaatgtatttataatgacaagggtgcccaaacctatgcacctgcctaattttgtttaaataattattgcactctttatgtaaatactagaaacttcatttcacttctcaaatatcagtgtattcgtctgctatatgatatatttaactgaaatttctgatccagacaataatgatttataaaggaaaatccaaaaaattatcaggggtgcccaaacgtttgcatacaactctgtgtgtgtgtgtgtgtgtatgtatgtatgtatgtgtatatatatatatatatatatataatgtgtgtgtgtgtgtgtgtgtgtcacatagTGTATCAATATCAgttcagagagagaaagagttcCAAAGCTGTACAAAGCGgagagagaataaaatgtaaatgtaaattgtgaaattaacacaagaacatgacatccccaccccaaaccatatttacacatgtacaaaCTTGTGAAAGTTTTCCAGCTAAAAGCACTAAAAGAGGACTGTATACAGAGCTCTCTGCAGCTCTCAGCACATTattataatactaataataatgcattatatttatataagGCTTTACACAGTGTTAAAAGAAACTTTAcggaacagagaaaataacaaacaaagcaactttaatatagaaagattaaaaaataagaaagaatATAAAATCAAGCCTTTACTGTGCCTTATGATGTAATCACGATGACCGGTCCAAGATTTCTTGCGCCTCAACAcccaatgcggcgtctactctttataatgtctatggggAGAGTTaccatgagggaaaaaaaaaaaggctgccatCAGTCCATTCATTGTTCGGCCCACCAGGAAAAATCCTGGTACTCTTAATGGTCAATCCACCCCTGGGCTGAGCtaaccattctgaaatgagactGTGGCTATTACAATTGTGTTTGCTTATCTTGGTCGTGCCCTGTGTTGTTACCTAGCAACCTTAGCTAGGTAAGCTAGCATAGTGGCCATTGTCATTGCCCAAATCATTCCATAAACCTGGTTTGTTCTGCACACATACAAAAATCTGCTGCCTTTCTATTGCTGTATCCTGTTTTTATTACTGTTTCATGTCTTTGGGAGAAAGACAACTGCATTCCAAAGAGCCTTTAAAATCAGACAGCCCAGTCATGTCACTGTGATGTATGCGGTTGGCGAATACAGCCTTCCGAGGCGGCCCTTGAATTGAGATATAGCATGGGGTGAGTTACCGGGGTGGATTGATCTCAAGAGCATAATTGAGCACTTTAAAGTGCACTCCCAGGCCTGTAGGGGGCGCAGAATAGCTGTGAGTCATGTCAGCAATTTATAAAACAAAGAAGAAAGGCTACGATTTGTTCCCTCAGCAGACACAGGTGAGTTTGATATATTTTAAACAAGTATGGCAAAAGTTTGCTGATGCTAGTactaggaagaaaaaaaaaagttgtttttggaGACTCAACACAAAGCACGAGGGCCCTTTTATGATGCAAATGGTCATgtgaatatgcatatgtcacagaaatgaatgagcaaagctcgtcagcatctcaccatgtcatttaggtccttcagactttattttgagtaaatgcttcaggggagcacctttcagcttctg
This genomic window contains:
- the LOC117511189 gene encoding zinc finger protein OZF-like isoform X2, which gives rise to MSKVELMRELVSQRLAAAAEDIYILFERTFVEYEQELKRSKEENSRQHKLLQAVFDEQQVVLVGKQPEIPPEQPDCIVCVDVEDAQSLQMKEKQLEPGMSLQQARLQSLDEADILKTPFPPVHVESGNDGEKPQSSQLHHIRAEFADESLSNILTEHVEAEIDGQSCGGSEIGNPDLESHFQLRPGDSSTNPSESETEDSDDWIETSKREPGLNCPKNDEVSVNDTETKTSENPFSGSVIDEEQGHMTGFLRSHTGKKKPFICFKCGRRFSQEGTLNIHMMSHSEENPFSCKVCMKIYSSKSHLKRHMAVHTGEKPFSCSVCNTRFTQKSSLNTHMKIHTGEKPFSCSKCSKQFSERRSLEKHMLTHLGTGEKPFSCFKCGRRFRQKGTLNVHMMSHSAEKPYCCTVCDKGFGSMSHLKRHMTIHE
- the LOC117511189 gene encoding zinc finger protein OZF-like isoform X1 codes for the protein MSKVELMRELVSQRLAAAAEDIYILFERTFVEYEQELKRSKEENSRQHKLLQAVFGQFQVQVADEQQVVLVGKQPEIPPEQPDCIVCVDVEDAQSLQMKEKQLEPGMSLQQARLQSLDEADILKTPFPPVHVESGNDGEKPQSSQLHHIRAEFADESLSNILTEHVEAEIDGQSCGGSEIGNPDLESHFQLRPGDSSTNPSESETEDSDDWIETSKREPGLNCPKNDEVSVNDTETKTSENPFSGSVIDEEQGHMTGFLRSHTGKKKPFICFKCGRRFSQEGTLNIHMMSHSEENPFSCKVCMKIYSSKSHLKRHMAVHTGEKPFSCSVCNTRFTQKSSLNTHMKIHTGEKPFSCSKCSKQFSERRSLEKHMLTHLGTGEKPFSCFKCGRRFRQKGTLNVHMMSHSAEKPYCCTVCDKGFGSMSHLKRHMTIHE